In a single window of the Entelurus aequoreus isolate RoL-2023_Sb linkage group LG16, RoL_Eaeq_v1.1, whole genome shotgun sequence genome:
- the slc25a42 gene encoding mitochondrial coenzyme A transporter SLC25A42, whose product MGSGVQEQRASPSKEDGLPRASTQAEGTKQKTPSVVITLFSGAVAGAVAKTAVAPLDRTKIIFQVSSARFSAKEAYKVIYRTYLKDGFLSLWRGNSATMVRVIPYAAIQFCAHEQYKSLLGEYYGFQGKALPPLPRLLAGSLAGTTATMLTYPLDMVRARMAVTPKEMYSNILHVFVRISREEGLKTLYRGFAPTILGVVPYAGLSFFTYETLKKLHAEESGRREPYSYERLAFGACAGLIGQSASYPLDVVRRRMQTAGVTGHTYGSILGTIKEIRSEEGVVRGLFKGLSMNWVKGPIAVGISFTVFDLTGILLSKLRQMSHTSQ is encoded by the exons ATGGGAAGTGGAGTCCAGGAGCAACGTGCATCACCCAGCAAAGAGGATGGGCTGCCGCGGGCCTCCACTCAGGCAGAA GGCACGAAGCAGAAGACCCCCTCCGTCGTCATCACGCTCTTCTCGGGGGCGGTCGCGGGCGCTGTGGCCAAGACAGCTGTCGCTCCGTTAGACAGGACTAAAATCATCTTCCAAG tGTCTTCAGCGAGATTCTCTGCCAAA GAAGCCTACAAAGTGATCTACCGCACGTACTTGAAAGATGGCTTCCTCAGTCTGTGGAGGGGCAACTCTGCCACCATGGTGCGAGTCATCCCGTATGCAGCCATTCAGTTCTGTGCTCATGAGCAGTACAAAAGTCTCCTGGGGGAATATTACGGCTTTCAGGGAAA GGCCCTACCTCCACTTCCAAGGTTACTGGCTGGATCCTTGGCAGGCACCACTGCCACCATGTTGACGTATCCTCTGGATATGGTGCGAGCTCGCATGGCTGTGACGCCAAAGGAAAT GTACAGCAACATCTTGCATGTGTTTGTGAGGATCTCTCGAGAGGAGGGCCTGAAGACACTGTACCGGGGTTTTGCCCCCACCATACTGGGCGTGGTCCCCTATGCCGGCCTCAGCTTCTTTACCTATGAGACGCTGAAGAAGCTCCATGCAG AGGAAAGTGGGCGGCGAGAACCTTACTCCTACGAACGGCTGGCCTTCGGCGCCTGTGCGGGCCTCATTGGTCAGTCGGCGTCTTACCCTCTGGACGTGGTGCGGCGGCGCATGCAGACGGCGGGCGTGACGGGTCACACTTACGGCAGCATCCTGGGCACCATAAAGGAGATCAGGTCTGAGGAGGGCGTGGTCAGAGGACTCTTCAAAGGCCTCAGTATGAACTGGGTTAAAGGGCCCATTGCGGTGGGAATCAGCTTCACAGTCTTTGACCTCACCGGGATCCTCCTGAGCAAGCTGCGCCAGATGAGCCACACGTCTCAGTAA